One Porphyromonas pogonae genomic region harbors:
- a CDS encoding isoprenylcysteine carboxyl methyltransferase family protein, with protein MQQIVIIFSAFFVLRLMSLYISIKNEKRLKLMGAVQYGKLNSLLLTLAHIAYYFCALYEAYTSGVSFNNYSAIGAVVIAFSYIMLFYVIYKLRDVWTVKLYIAPNHRIEKSFLFRVVRHPNYILNIIPELIGVALLCNSWNTMMYGLPIYCCVLLVRIVQEERAMKGLFSKAA; from the coding sequence ATGCAGCAAATTGTAATTATTTTTAGTGCATTTTTTGTATTGCGACTAATGTCATTGTATATTTCTATCAAAAATGAAAAGCGCCTCAAACTTATGGGTGCTGTGCAATACGGGAAGCTCAATTCGCTTTTACTTACACTCGCTCACATAGCCTATTATTTTTGTGCTTTGTATGAAGCCTATACTTCGGGCGTTTCGTTCAACAATTATTCTGCTATTGGTGCTGTAGTTATAGCTTTCTCTTATATTATGCTCTTTTATGTCATATACAAACTGAGAGATGTCTGGACTGTGAAGTTGTATATTGCTCCTAATCATAGGATAGAGAAAAGTTTTCTTTTTCGTGTAGTGAGGCACCCCAATTATATTCTGAATATTATACCTGAGCTTATTGGTGTGGCCCTTTTGTGTAATTCGTGGAATACTATGATGTATGGCTTACCTATCTATTGCTGTGTGCTATTGGTGCGTATTGTGCAGGAAGAAAGAGCCATGAAAGGCCTCTTTTCTAAAGCCGCTTGA
- a CDS encoding glycoside hydrolase family 2 TIM barrel-domain containing protein produces the protein MNRYRHFWLLMSLLSAMSWGISAQSRIVKTLEEGWKFTRQDKPDFSAVNYNDTKWQSVTVPHDWAIYGPFSYKNDMQHVAIAQDGQKEAMEHAGRTGGLPFVGVGWYRTYVQLPSDIGSHKVSLKFDGAMSHAKVYVNGDSVGYWPYGYNTFILDIDKAVKPGKNVIAVRLENPHESSRWYPGAGLYRNVHLIIQNKVNLPEWGTFIQTPEINDRYAQVDITSRVSGLAEQKQDYALDYMITDVRGNAVQYASTSVKKAMSKSDSLVAVTTRIDNPALWDINKPNLYHCTVTLKNNVGEVLDQEVIPFGVRSIKLVQNEGFFLNGRKLKFKGVCLHHDLGPLGGAVNVAAMRRQIKQMQDMGANAIRTSHNMPAPEFIKLCDEMGMMVMAESFDSWAKPKVANGYNRDFAEWHRRDLTNLIHQFRNNASIVMWSIGNEVPEQWDADGAKMEYELQQLCHMEDPTRPVTNGMDAPDAVLKNSMAAILDVPGFNYRPFKYNEAHKVLPQGFLLGSETASTVSSRGVYKFPVERKSMAKYDDHQSSSYDVEHCGWSNLPEDDFIRHDDLPWSMGEFVWTGIDYLGEPTPYYSEWPSHSSLFGIVDLAGIPKDRYYLYKSHWNPSVATLHILPHWTWPGREGKVTPIFVYTNYPEAELFINGKSQGRIKKDMSVTADNSEGKEHEQNFTRQKRYRLMWMNTVYEPGTVKVVAYDAQGREAAVREVKTAGKPYKVQLKADRNEISADGKDISFVTVSIVDKDGNLCPDDDRLLIFDVKGVGHFKAAASGNPASLDQFHLPRHHAFSGMLTVLVQSSKKKGQAILTVSAKGLKSASVTINTK, from the coding sequence ATGAATAGATACAGACACTTTTGGCTACTGATGAGTTTGCTTAGTGCTATGTCATGGGGCATTAGCGCACAAAGCCGCATTGTGAAAACACTGGAAGAAGGATGGAAATTTACTCGGCAAGACAAGCCGGATTTTTCTGCTGTTAATTATAATGATACTAAATGGCAGTCTGTAACAGTGCCTCATGATTGGGCAATCTATGGTCCATTTAGCTACAAAAACGATATGCAACATGTGGCTATAGCTCAAGATGGTCAAAAGGAAGCCATGGAGCATGCCGGTAGAACCGGAGGTTTGCCTTTTGTGGGAGTAGGGTGGTATAGAACGTATGTACAATTACCGTCAGATATAGGCTCACATAAAGTCTCTCTCAAATTTGACGGAGCCATGAGCCACGCCAAAGTGTATGTCAATGGAGACTCTGTGGGGTATTGGCCATATGGATACAATACATTTATACTGGATATTGATAAGGCTGTAAAGCCCGGTAAGAATGTTATTGCTGTGCGTCTCGAAAACCCACATGAGAGTAGTCGTTGGTATCCCGGAGCGGGACTATATCGTAATGTGCATCTCATTATTCAAAATAAAGTAAACTTACCGGAGTGGGGTACATTTATTCAAACACCTGAGATAAACGACCGTTATGCACAGGTAGATATTACCTCCCGTGTATCAGGGTTGGCTGAACAAAAACAAGACTATGCCCTCGATTATATGATTACGGATGTTCGGGGCAATGCTGTACAATATGCATCCACTTCCGTAAAGAAGGCGATGAGTAAGTCTGATTCTCTGGTAGCAGTAACTACTCGCATAGATAATCCTGCTTTGTGGGACATCAACAAACCTAATCTTTATCATTGTACGGTTACGCTGAAAAATAATGTGGGAGAGGTATTGGATCAAGAAGTTATTCCCTTTGGAGTAAGGAGTATAAAACTGGTGCAAAATGAAGGCTTCTTCCTCAATGGACGTAAGCTAAAGTTCAAAGGAGTATGTCTGCATCATGACCTTGGCCCACTGGGCGGAGCAGTGAATGTTGCGGCTATGAGACGCCAGATAAAACAAATGCAAGACATGGGAGCCAATGCTATCAGGACATCGCACAACATGCCTGCTCCTGAATTCATCAAACTTTGTGATGAAATGGGAATGATGGTGATGGCGGAGTCTTTCGATTCTTGGGCAAAACCCAAAGTAGCCAACGGATACAACAGAGATTTCGCGGAGTGGCATCGTCGTGATCTTACCAATCTCATCCATCAGTTCCGAAACAATGCCAGTATAGTAATGTGGAGCATAGGCAATGAAGTTCCCGAGCAATGGGATGCGGATGGTGCCAAAATGGAATATGAATTGCAACAACTCTGTCACATGGAGGATCCTACCAGACCTGTAACTAACGGGATGGATGCACCTGATGCCGTGCTCAAAAACAGTATGGCAGCGATATTGGATGTGCCGGGGTTCAATTACAGACCTTTTAAGTATAATGAAGCACACAAAGTACTGCCCCAAGGGTTTCTCCTTGGTTCTGAAACTGCATCTACAGTAAGCTCACGTGGTGTATACAAGTTCCCTGTAGAGCGTAAGTCCATGGCAAAATATGATGATCACCAATCTTCTTCTTATGATGTGGAACATTGCGGTTGGAGTAATCTGCCCGAAGATGATTTTATTCGTCACGATGACCTGCCTTGGTCTATGGGTGAGTTTGTGTGGACAGGGATCGATTATCTTGGCGAACCTACTCCTTATTACAGCGAATGGCCCAGTCATAGCTCTCTATTTGGTATAGTCGATCTGGCCGGAATTCCCAAAGATCGGTACTACTTATACAAAAGTCATTGGAATCCCTCAGTTGCAACACTGCATATCCTTCCTCACTGGACATGGCCAGGTAGAGAAGGCAAAGTTACCCCGATATTTGTTTATACAAATTATCCTGAGGCGGAATTATTTATCAATGGCAAGAGTCAGGGGCGTATAAAAAAAGATATGTCTGTGACTGCAGATAATTCAGAGGGGAAAGAACATGAGCAGAATTTTACACGCCAAAAGAGATATCGCTTGATGTGGATGAATACCGTGTATGAGCCCGGTACCGTGAAGGTGGTAGCCTATGATGCCCAAGGGAGGGAGGCTGCCGTACGTGAAGTAAAAACAGCAGGTAAACCATATAAAGTACAACTGAAAGCCGATAGAAATGAGATCAGTGCTGATGGTAAAGATATTTCATTTGTTACCGTAAGCATTGTGGACAAAGATGGTAATTTGTGTCCTGATGACGATAGGTTACTCATATTTGATGTAAAAGGTGTAGGCCATTTTAAGGCTGCTGCTTCGGGCAATCCTGCTTCGTTGGATCAGTTTCATCTGCCACGCCACCATGCTTTCAGTGGTATGCTTACGGTATTGGTGCAGTCTTCTAAGAAAAAAGGACAAGCCATACTTACGGTTTCTGCCAAAGGCTTGAAATCTGCTTCTGTTACCATAAATACAAAGTAA
- a CDS encoding TolC family protein, with translation MWGSNILHAQQSLQDTLSHLTWNDVSEITMRHHRDILIGEQEVLNAQKERGIKTAELFPIIKGTGNIRHNIKIQQTPMPAKLIDPNAPWDEMTTVKMGSKWGSAVGLQADWTLFDPEVQGERQSAVYSIKEKMLDKAITINQKKQNALKAFAAFVVSNEQLTSTVADTISAYENYRYNKELFSKEKILKEELNKSYAALIDSKIRYDEAWKIERSAKAELLSSMGLRPTNQFIEALATDETLFSMITDRLNNYTGDKWQTYTKNKSLTIQKLDIEIDKAKHNIKIDKLSFLPKLSLNAYYGANFYSKDIDLGHRDKWYGNSFIALNVTLPLTGIYTNASKLSQSKTQEIIALLQYEKESNLRLNEIQKAVMEIQYRQKTYDSKKEAVTLYNENFNTAKLRYSKGYLLEKDLKNEEFKYKQSLADQMQAAYNLIVSLIDYQAAIQN, from the coding sequence ATGTGGGGAAGTAATATACTTCATGCGCAGCAATCGCTTCAGGATACATTGTCACATCTCACTTGGAATGACGTAAGTGAAATTACAATGCGTCATCACCGAGATATTCTCATTGGAGAGCAAGAAGTGCTGAATGCACAAAAAGAAAGAGGCATCAAAACAGCAGAGCTTTTCCCTATAATCAAGGGTACTGGCAACATACGCCATAATATAAAGATACAACAAACACCGATGCCTGCAAAACTAATTGATCCCAATGCTCCATGGGATGAGATGACTACCGTAAAGATGGGAAGTAAATGGGGAAGCGCTGTAGGACTTCAAGCAGATTGGACACTCTTCGACCCCGAAGTGCAAGGAGAGAGACAGAGTGCTGTGTATAGTATCAAAGAGAAGATGCTGGACAAAGCTATAACTATCAATCAAAAAAAACAAAATGCCCTCAAAGCGTTTGCAGCATTCGTTGTAAGTAACGAACAGCTGACCTCTACCGTAGCAGACACTATATCGGCTTACGAGAATTACAGATATAACAAAGAACTATTTTCAAAAGAAAAAATCCTCAAAGAAGAGCTAAATAAGAGCTATGCCGCACTGATTGATTCGAAAATAAGATACGACGAAGCATGGAAGATAGAGCGATCTGCAAAAGCAGAATTACTATCTAGTATGGGGCTACGTCCTACGAATCAATTTATTGAAGCTCTTGCCACAGACGAGACTCTTTTTTCTATGATCACTGACCGATTAAACAATTATACCGGGGATAAATGGCAAACCTACACCAAGAATAAAAGCCTCACAATACAAAAGCTGGATATAGAAATAGACAAAGCAAAACACAATATTAAGATAGATAAGCTGAGCTTTTTACCCAAATTATCCCTCAATGCATATTACGGTGCTAATTTTTACAGCAAAGACATTGATTTGGGGCATAGAGACAAATGGTATGGCAATAGCTTTATTGCCCTGAATGTCACACTTCCTCTTACAGGAATATATACTAATGCGTCCAAATTGAGTCAAAGTAAAACTCAAGAGATAATAGCTTTACTCCAATACGAAAAAGAAAGCAATCTTAGACTCAACGAAATACAAAAGGCTGTAATGGAAATACAATACAGACAGAAAACTTATGACAGCAAGAAAGAAGCAGTTACACTCTATAATGAAAATTTTAATACTGCTAAATTGCGCTACTCTAAAGGTTATTTGCTAGAAAAGGATCTAAAAAACGAAGAGTTCAAGTACAAACAAAGTTTAGCAGATCAGATGCAGGCTGCCTACAATCTCATCGTCTCACTCATAGACTACCAAGCAGCTATACAAAACTAA
- the typA gene encoding translational GTPase TypA: MQDIRNIAIIAHVDHGKTTLVDKMLLAGKLFRDDKAAEVDTYLDNNDLERERGITILSKNVSIQYKGTKINIIDTPGHADFGGEVERVLNMADGCLLLVDAFEGPMPQTRFVLQKAIEMGLKPIVVINKVDKPNCRPSEVQDMVFDLMFSLNATEDQLDFETIYGSAKQGWMSLEYQKPAEDITPLLDAIIEHIPAPEQIEGPAQMLITSLDFSSYVGRIAVGRVHRGTLKEGQEIALCKRDGTQSKMRIKELNVFEGLGRTKVAEVSSGDICAVIGIEGFEIGETIADAAQPEALDAIAVDEPTMSMLFTINNSPFYGKEGKFVTSRHIHDRLMKELDKNLALRVVPTDSADSWLVYGRGVLHLSVLIETMRREGYELQVGQPQVIIKEIDGEKCEPIELLTINLPEEASSKVIDLVTRRKGEMVMMENKNERVFLEFKIPSRGIIGLNNTVLTISAGEAVMAHRFLDFEPWKGEIERRNNGSIIALDGGTAFAYALNNLQSRGKFFISPQEEVYGGQVVGEHSKEGDLCVNVCKSKKLTNMRASGSDDKVSLAPPIVFSLEDALEYIKADEYVEITPKSMRMRKIILDETERKRSSR; the protein is encoded by the coding sequence ATGCAAGACATTAGAAATATTGCAATTATTGCACACGTAGACCACGGAAAAACTACGCTGGTAGACAAAATGCTCCTAGCGGGCAAACTTTTTAGAGATGACAAAGCTGCTGAAGTTGACACTTATCTCGACAACAACGACTTGGAGCGTGAGCGTGGTATAACGATCTTGTCCAAAAACGTAAGCATCCAATACAAGGGGACTAAAATCAATATTATTGATACTCCGGGACACGCCGACTTTGGCGGTGAAGTGGAGAGAGTACTCAACATGGCGGATGGTTGCCTTTTGCTGGTCGATGCTTTTGAAGGCCCTATGCCTCAAACACGCTTTGTACTCCAAAAAGCCATTGAGATGGGGCTGAAACCCATTGTGGTTATCAATAAAGTGGACAAACCCAACTGCCGTCCTTCCGAAGTACAAGATATGGTATTTGACCTCATGTTTAGTCTCAACGCCACGGAAGACCAGCTTGATTTTGAAACGATATACGGATCTGCAAAGCAAGGTTGGATGAGCTTGGAGTATCAAAAACCGGCCGAAGATATTACCCCTCTGCTTGATGCGATCATAGAACATATCCCTGCTCCCGAACAAATAGAAGGCCCAGCACAGATGCTTATCACATCGCTGGATTTCTCTTCTTATGTAGGGCGTATAGCAGTGGGGCGTGTGCATCGCGGAACTCTCAAGGAAGGCCAAGAGATAGCACTATGCAAAAGAGACGGTACTCAATCCAAGATGAGGATCAAAGAGCTTAATGTATTCGAAGGGCTGGGTAGAACCAAAGTGGCAGAAGTCTCCTCAGGAGATATTTGTGCGGTTATAGGCATTGAAGGTTTTGAAATCGGCGAAACCATTGCTGATGCAGCACAACCCGAAGCCTTGGATGCAATAGCAGTAGATGAGCCTACAATGAGTATGCTTTTTACCATCAACAATTCGCCATTCTATGGCAAGGAAGGTAAATTTGTTACTTCACGCCATATCCATGATAGATTGATGAAAGAGCTTGATAAAAATCTTGCTCTCAGAGTAGTCCCTACAGACTCGGCCGATAGCTGGCTTGTGTATGGTAGAGGTGTACTGCATCTTTCTGTATTGATAGAAACCATGAGGCGCGAAGGATACGAACTTCAGGTGGGCCAACCACAGGTAATCATCAAAGAAATCGATGGAGAGAAGTGCGAACCGATCGAATTATTGACAATCAATCTGCCCGAAGAGGCATCGAGTAAGGTTATAGACTTAGTGACACGTCGCAAGGGCGAGATGGTTATGATGGAGAACAAGAATGAAAGGGTATTCCTCGAATTTAAAATACCATCCAGAGGTATCATCGGACTCAATAATACTGTGCTCACCATATCGGCGGGCGAAGCGGTAATGGCACATAGATTTTTAGATTTCGAGCCGTGGAAAGGAGAGATAGAAAGAAGAAACAACGGCTCTATCATAGCATTGGATGGAGGTACTGCTTTTGCCTATGCTCTCAACAATCTCCAAAGTAGAGGTAAGTTTTTCATATCTCCCCAAGAAGAGGTTTATGGTGGTCAAGTAGTAGGCGAGCACTCCAAGGAAGGAGATCTTTGCGTCAATGTATGCAAGAGTAAAAAACTCACTAATATGCGAGCTTCGGGCAGTGATGATAAAGTTTCTCTAGCTCCTCCCATCGTATTTAGCTTAGAAGATGCATTAGAATACATCAAAGCTGACGAATATGTAGAGATCACTCCTAAAAGCATGAGGATGCGCAAAATCATTTTGGACGAAACGGAAAGGAAACGTTCGTCGAGATAA